Within the Miscanthus floridulus cultivar M001 chromosome 2, ASM1932011v1, whole genome shotgun sequence genome, the region CCGTCAGGCCTCGGAgccgaagcagcagcagcagcgaggcGGCACCAAGGCGGCGCCGGAGAAGGCCGACAAGAAGTACGCGCAAGTCCCGACGCCGCTCCACCACGGCCACGGCGGCGCCAGCAAGAAAACACCCCGCGGGGCCAAGGGCAGCGGCGACGCGGCCGCCGACCCGGCGGCGTACGTCGCGGCGGTGTCCTGCTCCGACTGCCGCTTCAAGCAGCGCGCCCTCGCGCCGGCGTCGCCCGGCGCCGTCATCCGCTCGCTGTTCGTCTCCCTCACCCGCCGCTCCACCCCGCGCTCGTCGCCGTCGGCCACGTCGGCCTCTCCCGCCGGGGACGTCGAGCAGTGGCGCCTCGCCGCGGCCGACCTCTCCCGCCGGCTCGCCGCGGCCACGCGCACGCGGGACGAGGCGCTGGAGGAGACCACGCGCCTGAAGCACTCCCTCGCCGAGCTGGAGCTCAAGCTCGCGCGCCTCGAGTCGCGCGTGCTCCCGAcccccgcggccgccgccgccttcccCGTCGACTCCTTCCTCCACGCCgtctccaccgcgcgcgccgccGTGCGGAACCTCGCGAGCGCGCTGTCCACCCACCTTCGCAGCCCCTCCAGCCCCGGCCCGAGCCTCCAGAGCTTCCTCAACCGCGCTTTCCACGCCGACTTCGAGCTCGACACCGACGCCGACGTCCACACCCCGGACCCGGCGGGCCGGTGCCAGGCCAACCTCGCGGCGTACCACGCCATCGCGGTGCTCACGTGGGAGGAGGTCCTGCTCCACGGCACCAAGCACTACAGCGACGGGCTCAGCCGCTTCTGCGACGCCAAGATGAGCGAGGTGGTGTCCTCGCTCGGGTGGGCGCGCGCGCGGGCGTGGCCCGAGCCGCTGCTGCAGGCCTTCTTCCTTGCCGCCAAGGGCGTGTGGGGCGTTCGCCTCCTGGCGCGGTCCGTCCACCCGCCGCTCCCCGTTGTGCGCGCGGAGCGAGGAGCGCGCTTCGACCCGCGGTTCATGGAGGACGCCACGACCAGCCGGGCGGGGAGGCTGGAACCGGCCAGCGTGAAGATGATGGTGGCGCCAGGGTTCCACGTCTACCTGGCCGGCGCGGGCGTGGTGAAGTGCAGGGTCGTGTGCTTCTACAGCAGCAGTAACGGCCGCACCGGCGGCCACAGAGATGGCGGGAGCAGCGCCAACGGCAGCGTGGGGTTGGGGAGTAGCTGTAGTGACATGAATGGGAGTGCTACAGACGTGGTTGGTAGCTGTAAGAGCAGTAGGGTAGGGTTGTTGCACAGGTAGAAAGAACACGGGGATTTTACTTGTGTTCGTTAAAAACACGATGATCTGCGTTTAGCCGTTTACTGCTGCTTGTGTGAATATGGGGTTGGATTATTGGTCCTGTTCGCTTAttctgaaatttgacttatgctgatgtttatgctaaaatgttgtgagagaaaaatactattctacgtctgaaaagtagctcaagcgaacatggccattaATCACGAACAGTTTATGTTAATTTTGATTTATATGTAAGTTTGAGTCCCACCGCACATCAGATTCTTTTGTTTGGCCGAAGCTGCATTTGCGTTGCGGCATGAGATGACCAACCTTGGAAGCTTGAAACTTTCCCATCACAGATCCCAATGGAATAGGTTGATTGGACCCTCCAGCTATCATCGTACTGTTTGTTTGGGctagtttgacttataagccatgactgaaagtactgttggctggtttgatgtgagagaaaaataatgttcgttatcatggcttataagtcaaatacaACCAAGCGAACACGCTGCATAACCGTCAGGCACGTGTCTTTGGCCTTTTGGTTGTGCATTTTTCTTTAGCCATCACGCTTGCCAATTTCTTATCTTCTTAATAATTGGTTTTACAGAAGAAATTTGACATATAAGAAAATATTGTGTACATAACTTATGAAGAGACGGGaatgatattttttttaaaaaaacatataATAAAACCTATGAGTTTAGCTATTAATTATTGGATTTTCTTGTCATGAGCTAGTGATTTGTGTTTTATGGGGAAAATGGTCTAGAGAGGTGGTAAATCACCATCAGAAAGTTCCTATTATGCGCTGAGGGATTCTCATCTATGTTGAATATAGCGGAGGTGGAAGGCAGGCTGCAGGGAATTACTATATGTGCTAATGCACACATCATTACTCACTTGCTGTTTGCAAATGATGCTTCACTTCTCTTAAAAGCAAATAGAGAGAATGCAACTTATCTGCACATGTGCTCCAAGTGTATCAGGAGTGTTCAGGTCAGATGATCAACAAAGACAAGTCATCAGTGCTTTTTAGTCAATGCGAGTCAGCATGCTGCTGTGGAAACTGTGGGATGCAAGGAACAAGTTGAATGCCGGTGAACCACCTCTGAGCACGGATATGATCTGTCAAGCTACTCTTAAGGTGGCTGGCTTGCTAAAGAAACAAGGAACTACACAGAAGCCTGCTGTCATGCCGAAGCCGAAATGGTCGAGGCCTCCCCTAGGTATTCTGAAGATCAACACTGATGGTGCTTATGTGAAAGCAACTGGGAATGGTGCTTGGGGTTTTATCATTAGAGACCATGCCGGTGATCATGTGGTGGTCGGAGCGGGGAATGCTGGGGTTGTTCTAGATGCACTGATGGCAGAAGTTGTGGGTTGTTTGAAAAGCCCTGAAGACGGCGGAAATGTTTGGCATATCTCGTGTTCAGGTGGAGGTGGACCCAAGCATCTTGAAGGAAGCGATCACGTTGGACTCCCTAGACCGAGCGCCCATCGGTATGGGTCTTTAGGGACATTCGTAGATTGCTGATCATTTTGTAAGCCCAAATGTAACTCTTATTCCATGCTGCGCACGAGATTGCGAAGTTGAGTTTAAGTTGGGACCCGAGACAGTCACATATATGGACTGGCCCCCCTCCTAGACCGTGTAAGTGTCAAAGTGACTCACGATTTGGCTGAGTCAGGCGATTGGTAATGAAAGGCCATAGAGCCAACaaagttttttaaaaaagaaagTAAGTTCGGCCCAATTAGTAGAAGTCCTCCAGATGGGCTAGATCTCAAGTCAGCCCAGGCAGCAAAACAAACGAAACTATAGAAAAGCCCAAGCAATTGGTTGCTGTTGCTGCCTCCTTTCGCTTCGCCTTCACCCGTTCGCCGTGCGGCCGAGCTCTCTGGTTCCGCCGCTCCGCCTTCCTCCACACGCTGACTAATGGCGACCGCCATGCGGGGCGGCAGCCTCCTGCGGTTCGGTTTCCGCCACGTTTCCTCCCTCCTGTTCCAGGCTCCTCCATGCCCTGTCCCGAGCCTGGGCCTGAACCTGGCCGTTGGCCGGACCGGGCTCGTACGCCTCCGGTGCTCGGCGGCTGGGGCCGGCGAAGACGGGGGCAAGAAGGTGTCGGCTCGGCTGGCTCTGACGCGGCAGGTGCTACGGGACGCCGAGGAGCGCGCCGCGTCGGCGGGCTCCGACCCTGCCCCCAAGATCACCCTGGGTAATTAACTACAGCTGGCCTCAATCCTCATTCTGCCTTCCAATCGGTCCCAGAACCCTTATTGATTTCAGAATGTCAATGTCACGCCCTAGCATCAAACCTGGTGTAGTCTGCAGCTTATGTACCACAGTTCATAGTCGAGAATCCGGCGTTAATACTTATTATGATCACAAGGGGCGCTGTATGCAACTGTTATAGGAGCTTTGCACTGGGTCTCCTCAGGGCTCAAGCCTGTAGAAATCCTATTTGCATAATAACTTATGGGCGTATGTGGTAAGTTCATTTGACCGAAATGGTTACCCCCAGGGAGTTGTCTGTGTGATTTAAATGTATCTGCTACTAATTCATTAATTCCATGCTAAGTTCATTTCACTTTACAAACAATCTGTGAACATGATTGGTATGATCTTTTATCAGCGTGCCGTTCTTTGATTAGAAACTGCCGGTGCTGTAGAATGCAAGTTAATGAACCTTACAAAAGCAGATGAGGGTACAAGTTACTTCATGAAACTGGCCTTTTGCCATGGTGTTTACATATTCTGTTCAATGGTGTTGAACTGTCCAGGGAGCTTGTAGCTGCTTTTGTTCTGGATGTTGTGCTCTTTAAACTGTGTTTGCATGGGTTATAGTGCTAGGCTAGTTGCTTGAATCAAGTAGGTTAGTCCTAGTACATCTGCCCGGCGCTGTTTTCTCCCTTCTTTTTCTGGTTATCAGACCGCTTGTATTTCTGTTAGTACAGTAATGGAAATGGGGTCTTTACTCACTTCCAAAAAAGGATAGAGTACAAGAGAAAACATGGAAAGCGTGGGATGGTTGAGGTGATAATGAGTTTTGGCTTGTAAATCAATGTCTCGAACTGTATTTTGTGTTCATAAGACAGTATAAACACAACATCTTCTGCGATGTTCTGGGTTAGTTGCAATTGAGAATGCATTTTCTTGTCACATATTGTTGAAGATGAAGATGTTACCTGTGCAACAGAGGACGATTGAGAGCTCTTTCTATGAACCTGAGTGGATTTGGTATGCCATCAACTGCAATATCTGTAGAACTGTAGATGGGACTGGAAGACGATAATATCCATGTAATTAGAACTTATGGTGGTTTCCTGTCTCGATAATTATATGGGTCCAACATGAAATATTTTCAGTGTTATGAAATGATTTTTGAAATTTGATGACCATGTCTAATTAGTGCTTGAATTGCCAAAATTTGTTCTAACTCCATTTTATCTGCAGATCATGTTACTGTTAATTTTGCAAGAAGTGGTGGTCCTGGTGGTCAGAATGTTAATAAAGGTTTCATCTTTTccacattcttttttttttcattgcATATAGACCATTGGTGCCAGTTTCTCATGTGTTTAATCATCGTATTGACATTTATTTACATTTGTATTCTCTTCCTCCTGTTTCTGCATTCAGAATTTAATGAGTGGCATGCTTCATTCAGATCTCAATCACTCAATAGCAtgtatttttctctttttctaatTTTCATTCTTATTTATTAGATTAGAATATTAGATAGTTGTTTTTTTAAAGAACATTCATTAGATAATTGTTGTTGCCCATACTTTGATGTGCTTAAACTCTTTTGGCTGATGAATATGGCAAAATAAGGGCTGACCACCCTCTAGGCGACGGCTTCTCCTGTTGAGAAGAGTTTTTTTATCATAACCTAGTTTGGGTAGGCAAAGCTCATTGCTATGTTGCTTCTTGATTGTTCGATCTCCCTTGCAGGCATGTCCTGCCTATATAGTGTATAGTATTTGggcaccagccagccaacagaTCATATCCAATTTATATTCCTAAGCATAAGGTTCCTAATACTAGTA harbors:
- the LOC136540279 gene encoding IRK-interacting protein-like, with product MVSSPSPPLPTAASEPKQQQQRGGTKAAPEKADKKYAQVPTPLHHGHGGASKKTPRGAKGSGDAAADPAAYVAAVSCSDCRFKQRALAPASPGAVIRSLFVSLTRRSTPRSSPSATSASPAGDVEQWRLAAADLSRRLAAATRTRDEALEETTRLKHSLAELELKLARLESRVLPTPAAAAAFPVDSFLHAVSTARAAVRNLASALSTHLRSPSSPGPSLQSFLNRAFHADFELDTDADVHTPDPAGRCQANLAAYHAIAVLTWEEVLLHGTKHYSDGLSRFCDAKMSEVVSSLGWARARAWPEPLLQAFFLAAKGVWGVRLLARSVHPPLPVVRAERGARFDPRFMEDATTSRAGRLEPASVKMMVAPGFHVYLAGAGVVKCRVVCFYSSSNGRTGGHRDGGSSANGSVGLGSSCSDMNGSATDVVGSCKSSRVGLLHR